The Blastocatellia bacterium DNA window CTTTACTCCCTCGAATGTCGCCCGCGCCATGAGCATGCCGTAGACATTATGTGACCGGCGATGATCGGTCCGGTGACCGCGATCATCATGGATGGCATCGAGCGCCATCGTGCGATCCACTTGCCGATCCGTCTCCACAAAGACGGCCGGCTCATTCATATCGTTCCAGAAGCCCTTGACGCCGGTGTTGACCAGTTCCCTGTACAAATTTCCCCACCACTGGCGCGTCTGCTCTCGCGTGAAGTCGGGAAAGACACAGACGCCCGGCCATACGGCGCCGGTGTAATGTGTCCCGTCGGGCATCCTGATGAAATGATCACCCTTGAGTCCCTCTTCGTACACCCAATAGCCGGGCTCTCGCTTGATGCCGGGATCGAGGATGGTGACGACCTTCATGCCCACGCGGGCAAGGTCCGCAATCATCCCGGCGAAATTGGGGAACTTCTGCCGGTCAATCGTAAAGCAGCGGAACCCATCCATGTAATCAATGTCAAGGTAGATCACATCGCAGGGGATCTTACGCCGACGAAATGTGGCGACGATGTCCCGCACGCGACTCTCCAGCTCGTAGCTCCAGCGCGACTGCTGGTAGCCGAGGGCCCATTTCGGAGGCAACGGCATGCGACCGATGAGTTCCGTGTATCGTTCAATCACCTTCTTTGGGTGAGGCCCATAGAAAAAATAATAGTTCAGTTCACCAGCCTCGGCTCCGAAGGAGTACTGATCCCGCCGTGTGTTTCCTAGGTCGAACGAGGAGCGGTAGGTGTTATCGAAGAAAATCCCGTAGCTCCTTCCCTGACGAAGAGCCAGGAGAAAAGGAATGGATTGGTAGAGCGGATCGGTCCCTCGCTGGTAACCGTAGGCATCCGTATTCCAGTTGACATACGAGCGACCTCGGTGCTCGAGAGGTCCAGCCCGTTCTCCCAGACCGTAATAGTACTCGTCAGGAGGCATCGTTTTCCAGACGCGGATTTCCTTTCCGCTCCAGCTCATTCCCTTCCCCGGCGCATCTTCGTTGATGATGGTGCCGCGAGAATCACGAAAAGTCACCGAACAGGGCATCTTTCCGATGTCAATGATAAGCTCGGACGTTGTCATTTGAATGCTCGCGCGACTCTCTGTTATTTCAATGGGAACGGGCGGCCAATCGGTCTTCACGACCGCCCAACTCTCATCGGGGCCGAAAGCTCGGCCCGGCTGCATGCGCACCCGGACGAGATCCGGGGCAAGAACGGTCACCTGCAATTGGGCGTTTCGACAGTCGAGCGTAACGCCGGATTCATCCCGCCGAACCGATTGGGCACTCCCAATAGTTTGCCACTGACTGACGACCGGGATCGCACCGGCAAAAAAGAAGACAGCAGTGAGGATAAGAGAGCTGAGAGGTCGCCAAATCTTGTCGCCAGGTTTTTGCCGTCTTATCTCAGCAAGTCTCATGTTAACCAGGCTCCTTTCGACCGGGATTCTTGACAATCGAGTGATCCACAAACCCGCCTGCTTGTGGGAAGAGAATAGATCGCCATCGAGCGACATACCTTCGACGAGGCATCATGCCCAGCAGTCATCGGGGGATTCCCCTCTCCGAAAGTCAGGGTCATGCCTGCCGGTATCATCGGCCCTGTCCACGTGGTCGTTTGGCCGGTCACCCTCTCGGCGAATGCCCCATTTCACCTGCTCCTCTGGCAACATCGCTCTTGCCAGGGAGTCCACGGTCCTCGAGAACTTTTCAGTGAGCCAATGGTCGCCTCAGATGTTGACCCGGCAGCTATCAAAGGCCCCGATGTCCGATGCCACAAAGTTGTTGCTGATGCCATCTGCAGGAACGCGCCGAAGAGGAATCCCTTGATTTCGATAATCGGACCGCGGAGCGCACCAGCGAATTGATTCCACAATGTGTCAGGGATGAACTTCCCCGCGATGGGATCACGGATCGTCTGTGCAAACGGGTCTCGGGCTTGCGTAAGATCGTTCCGGCGGAACAGAAAGGGACTGCCGTGTCGCTCGATCGTTCCCGACGCTGTCTCAGCCGTGACGACGCTGGCAATGGTCATACCGAACTCGGCGTTGTGATCTTGGGTGGTAACCTTCGCCTCTTCCCTCCACTTCCCTGAGTGGTCTCCAATGAGCTGTCCCCATTTTATTTACTCGCGCAGGGGGAGTCAACAGAAGACTGAGCTGACCGCTCCATTTTCTCAAGGCAGTATAAGGGGTCGCCACCGAAGCGGCTAGACAGGTGACAGCAGGTCGTATATCATCCTCTCTGTCATCAAGGCGCGCGAGCCAATGTTCGAGGATGACAAAGTCTTAGGTCATTGAAGCACCTGCCTCGCGGGTGCAAGCTACGAGATGAGGACGGCTATGTCTCAACCAGTGACCGAGCTTATCACCGACGTGGATCATCTGGTGACGGAGGATGACACACCGGTGGACAACCTGCCCTCGGAAAAGCAGCAGCGCCTTTTGATCGAGCCGCTGTATAGCTCGTGGTCAGGGCCCGGTCCCGGCCGGAAGTTTCTGGCCGCCGCCAACGTGGGAGTTTTCTATTCGGTCCGCCAACCCGCTATTGTGCCCGATATGTTCCTCAGCCTGGACGTGGAAGTCGCGCCCGACTGGTGGAAGAAGCAGCATCGCTCTTACTTTGCCTGGGAATTCGGGAAGATGCCGGAGCTTGTCCTTGAGATTGTCTCCAACACTGAAGGTGGTGAAGACGGAGAGAAAAAGCAGAGCTATGCCCGAATGGGGATCGTTTACTATGTCATCTACGATCCCCTCCGCCAGATCATGCCGGAGACGCTCACGGTTTATCGGTTGCAGGAATTTAGCTACGAGAAGCAATCCGAAGCCCGATTCCCCGCCATCAAGCTGGGCCTTACCGAATGGGAAGGAGAGTTCGAGGGGAAACACGACCGCTGGCTCCGCTGGACCGATGAACACGGCCAAATTATTCCTACGGGCAAAGAGCGGGCAGAAATCGAACGCCAACGCGCCGAGGCCGAACGCCAACGCGCCGAAGCTGAACGCCAACGCGCCGAAGCCGAGCACCATCGGGCTGAACAAGAACGTAAGGAAAAAGAGATGCTGCTTCAGCAACTCGAGGAGGAACGGCAACGGGCGGCTCGCCTGGCCGAGCGCCTCAGACAGCTCGGCTATGACCCTGACCAACAGCTTGACGCTTGAGCTGCTAAATGACTCCTACACTGCGAAGGCATTAAATCCTTCGTCACCGACGATGGAGAAGCACTGGTGTCGGTCATCTTGCCGATTTCCTGCGTGAATCCGAGGTGTTCAAAAGGATAGAGATCAAGAGAGTGACTGCTGATTAACAGCTCATCAGCGAAGGTGATCCTTCCTCCTCTCGGGTTTGACCTGCAGGCTTCTCCGAACCTATCGCGATGATCTGCCGGAGCTTTTCATACACAAGGGCAACGGCTTGCCGAAGAACCACCCCACATCAAGCTCGACCGCTCTGAGTGCCCGACCGAGGAGTGACATTTGACTGGAACGAAAACATAGCTTCCTTTTTCGGGCCCGAAAGAGCCCACGTTCGCCTTCACAGCGGATTAATGACCAAGTGCTGCCCCCGGAGACGAGCACGGGAATGGCGTCCGCCGTGAGGAGGTCCGATTCTCCAGGCGGATCAATCACCACACCCTCCCCATAACATTCGTCGAGATGAGCCTCTTTCATCACCCTCGGTGCACCTGGGAATCGTTTGATAACCACGGGAGGGCGGCAACCGGGATTGTGGGCGAGCTGAATTTGCCGGTTCATTCGTTCATGGCCGAAAGTGGGGAGCTGGCGCGCGGTGGATTTCATTCTCCACCCTGAGGAACTGCACCGAGCA harbors:
- a CDS encoding glycoside hydrolase family 31 protein — protein: MRLAEIRRQKPGDKIWRPLSSLILTAVFFFAGAIPVVSQWQTIGSAQSVRRDESGVTLDCRNAQLQVTVLAPDLVRVRMQPGRAFGPDESWAVVKTDWPPVPIEITESRASIQMTTSELIIDIGKMPCSVTFRDSRGTIINEDAPGKGMSWSGKEIRVWKTMPPDEYYYGLGERAGPLEHRGRSYVNWNTDAYGYQRGTDPLYQSIPFLLALRQGRSYGIFFDNTYRSSFDLGNTRRDQYSFGAEAGELNYYFFYGPHPKKVIERYTELIGRMPLPPKWALGYQQSRWSYELESRVRDIVATFRRRKIPCDVIYLDIDYMDGFRCFTIDRQKFPNFAGMIADLARVGMKVVTILDPGIKREPGYWVYEEGLKGDHFIRMPDGTHYTGAVWPGVCVFPDFTREQTRQWWGNLYRELVNTGVKGFWNDMNEPAVFVETDRQVDRTMALDAIHDDRGHRTDHRRSHNVYGMLMARATFEGVKRLRPGERPFVLTRASYAGGHRYAATWTGDNTSSWDHLALWIPMVLNLGLSGQPFAGPDIGGFVGSPTAELYTRFLQAAVFSPFCRTHSQKGTADREPWAYGPEYEAINRRAIELRYELLPYLYTVFEEAARTGLPVMRPLFLEFPDDRQTYQMDTEFLMGRDLLVAPVLRENARTVDVYLPAGEWFDFWTGEKFTGPRQIRVEAPLDRIPLFVRGGAIIPMQQVVQYVDEAPINPLRLRIFPSSESAGTIYEDDGLTEDYRQGKYARITFRARHTAQEIVVEIGERLGTYVPPSRSYLLELHGLDREPTHVALAGRSLSQRKSHGELQQESEGWTYDPVTRTAWVKFPDPGQSTTVTIR
- a CDS encoding Uma2 family endonuclease, which translates into the protein MSQPVTELITDVDHLVTEDDTPVDNLPSEKQQRLLIEPLYSSWSGPGPGRKFLAAANVGVFYSVRQPAIVPDMFLSLDVEVAPDWWKKQHRSYFAWEFGKMPELVLEIVSNTEGGEDGEKKQSYARMGIVYYVIYDPLRQIMPETLTVYRLQEFSYEKQSEARFPAIKLGLTEWEGEFEGKHDRWLRWTDEHGQIIPTGKERAEIERQRAEAERQRAEAERQRAEAEHHRAEQERKEKEMLLQQLEEERQRAARLAERLRQLGYDPDQQLDA